In a genomic window of Terriglobales bacterium:
- a CDS encoding STAS domain-containing protein, protein MIVTAAESLEIIVNHGDEGDLVKLRGRLSIDTSPALRDQLLSMLGEPSAEPIVVDLAEVPYIDSSGIATLVEGLKVARNRQTTLCLRRMQGRLLHLFEITGLLSLFETNGCETALSASKNS, encoded by the coding sequence GTGATAGTCACTGCGGCCGAAAGTCTTGAAATCATCGTAAATCACGGCGATGAAGGCGACCTCGTGAAGTTGCGTGGCCGTCTGAGCATCGATACCTCGCCAGCCCTTCGCGATCAGCTTCTGTCCATGTTGGGAGAACCTTCGGCCGAACCCATCGTCGTTGACTTAGCGGAAGTTCCTTACATTGACTCCTCAGGCATTGCGACCCTGGTCGAGGGACTGAAAGTCGCGCGTAACCGACAAACCACTCTGTGCTTGCGGAGGATGCAGGGCCGTCTGCTGCACCTATTCGAGATCACAGGCTTGCTGTCTCTGTTTGAAACGAATGGCTGTGAAACCGCTTTGTCAGCCTCGAAGAATTCCTGA
- a CDS encoding response regulator transcription factor: MSSQIRVFGVDDHPLLREGIALVINSQPGMVMVAQASSGREAIERFREHRPDVTLMDLRLPDMSGIDAMIAIRTEFPDARIIILTTFETDTEIKRALAAGASAYLLKSAPPRDLAETIRQVHTG, encoded by the coding sequence ATGAGCAGCCAAATCCGTGTTTTCGGCGTTGATGATCATCCTCTGCTGCGCGAGGGGATTGCTCTCGTCATCAATTCCCAACCAGGAATGGTGATGGTGGCGCAAGCCTCCAGTGGGCGTGAGGCGATCGAACGCTTTCGTGAACACAGGCCCGATGTCACCCTCATGGACCTTAGACTTCCAGATATGAGCGGCATCGACGCTATGATTGCAATTCGGACAGAATTTCCCGACGCGCGCATCATCATCTTGACGACTTTTGAAACGGACACCGAAATCAAGCGTGCTTTGGCAGCAGGAGCCAGCGCTTACCTGCTCAAGAGTGCTCCTCCCAGGGACCTGGCGGAAACAATCCGTCAGGTCCACACGGGCTGA
- a CDS encoding SDR family NAD(P)-dependent oxidoreductase, giving the protein MSDQLSGRVAVITGASMGIGEALARLLAAEGATVVLASRDQARLEAARTRIGHPERTLALACDVRNREDIDRVLSLTLHNFGRIDIWVNNAGLGLQDSVEMMDLNACRRMFETNLFGAIDGMQAATPVMKRQGGGTIINISSVAGHIPLPFQAAYSATKFAMNAIGKAARVELLGTGVHVLTVCPGYIATNFRANKIPGRDPRQLDDRRRGASAETVARDILNGYLHGKREVFTPHRYWIAAKVYGLAPQLVEWVLAKKIKNG; this is encoded by the coding sequence ATGTCTGATCAGCTCAGTGGAAGGGTTGCCGTAATTACCGGTGCCTCGATGGGAATTGGCGAGGCGCTGGCGCGCTTGTTGGCTGCGGAAGGCGCTACCGTCGTCCTGGCCTCCCGTGATCAGGCACGGTTGGAGGCGGCCCGCACCCGTATCGGCCATCCCGAGCGCACGTTGGCCCTCGCCTGCGACGTCCGCAACCGGGAAGACATCGACCGCGTGCTGTCACTGACGTTGCACAATTTCGGTCGTATCGACATTTGGGTCAATAACGCCGGTCTTGGCTTGCAAGACTCTGTAGAGATGATGGACCTCAATGCCTGTCGACGGATGTTCGAGACGAACCTCTTCGGCGCGATTGACGGGATGCAGGCGGCGACTCCTGTTATGAAGCGCCAGGGCGGTGGCACGATCATCAACATTTCTAGCGTCGCGGGACACATTCCCCTGCCGTTTCAGGCTGCCTATAGTGCAACAAAATTCGCTATGAACGCGATCGGCAAAGCGGCACGAGTTGAGTTGCTGGGCACGGGCGTGCACGTGCTGACGGTTTGCCCGGGATACATTGCGACAAACTTCCGTGCCAACAAAATCCCCGGCCGCGACCCTCGCCAACTGGACGACAGGCGTCGTGGCGCGAGTGCTGAAACCGTTGCCAGGGATATCCTCAACGGGTATTTGCATGGTAAGCGGGAAGTGTTCACCCCACATCGCTATTGGATCGCCGCCAAGGTGTACGGATTAGCCCCGCAACTGGTGGAATGGGTGCTGGCAAAGAAGATCAAGAACGGCTAG
- a CDS encoding esterase-like activity of phytase family protein has product MKLSVCRTALLAFALGLLTASHCGAQVTLLAVGELTDSRAGDNVDLSGLTYNLENGAPANLLGGLGSGLAYASDNTFLALPDRGPNAVSFDTAIDDTVSYINRFHTVKMVLNSKPDAARGLPFTLTPRLKGTTLLWSHTALVYGTGDGLGVPSGVPPVNNFFQHFFTGRSDNFDPGENSGNPKNARLDTESIRVSNDGWSVFISDEYGPYVYQFNRFTGERVRSFKLPDDFYVTSLSPVGATEISQNAAGRTANKGMEGLAITPDGHTLVGIIQAALLQDAKLKGDAANLLRIVTIDVASGNVTHQYAYKLTTGSGVSEILALNNHEFLVDERDGRGREGGNNLTSNDARVKQIFKIDLDGAVDVTGMNGTDAVKLAVPKTLFLDIVQVLKANGFDVTFDIPSKIEGLTFGRDIKRKGTKLHTLWVANDNDFVLETNDVPPVANPNQFFVFGFSDADLGGSTFVPQFREHDEDE; this is encoded by the coding sequence ATGAAGCTGTCTGTCTGTCGCACTGCCTTATTGGCCTTCGCGCTCGGATTATTGACGGCGTCGCACTGCGGCGCACAAGTCACTTTGCTTGCGGTCGGCGAGCTTACGGACTCCCGCGCCGGTGACAATGTTGACCTCTCGGGGTTGACCTATAACCTGGAGAATGGTGCTCCGGCGAACCTGCTGGGAGGTCTGGGGTCAGGACTGGCGTACGCATCCGATAATACTTTTCTTGCTCTCCCAGATCGCGGCCCCAACGCTGTTTCCTTTGACACGGCGATAGACGACACCGTCAGCTACATTAATCGCTTCCACACTGTCAAGATGGTGCTGAACTCGAAACCCGACGCCGCACGAGGCCTGCCGTTCACGCTGACCCCGCGGCTAAAGGGTACGACTTTGCTTTGGAGCCACACCGCCCTGGTGTATGGCACCGGGGACGGACTTGGCGTCCCCTCGGGCGTTCCCCCGGTTAACAATTTCTTTCAGCACTTCTTCACCGGACGCTCCGACAACTTCGATCCCGGCGAGAACTCCGGCAATCCCAAGAATGCCCGCTTGGACACGGAAAGCATTCGTGTTTCCAATGACGGATGGAGTGTATTCATTTCCGACGAGTACGGGCCCTACGTATATCAGTTCAACCGGTTCACGGGAGAACGCGTCCGGTCGTTCAAATTGCCGGATGATTTTTACGTAACTTCGTTGTCGCCGGTCGGCGCGACAGAAATTTCTCAAAACGCCGCTGGCCGAACTGCAAACAAGGGTATGGAAGGTCTCGCCATCACACCCGACGGCCATACCCTAGTCGGCATCATCCAGGCTGCGTTGCTCCAGGACGCCAAGCTAAAGGGAGACGCTGCCAACCTGCTGCGCATCGTCACCATTGATGTTGCTTCCGGTAACGTCACCCACCAATACGCGTACAAGCTCACCACCGGCAGCGGGGTGAGTGAAATTTTGGCGCTCAATAATCACGAATTCCTTGTCGACGAACGTGATGGCAGGGGACGCGAGGGGGGCAACAATCTGACCAGCAATGACGCGCGGGTAAAACAAATTTTCAAGATTGACCTGGACGGCGCAGTCGACGTGACCGGCATGAACGGCACCGACGCGGTCAAACTTGCAGTTCCCAAGACGCTGTTCCTGGATATCGTCCAGGTACTGAAGGCGAACGGCTTCGACGTTACGTTTGACATTCCCTCCAAGATTGAAGGCCTCACCTTCGGCCGGGACATCAAGCGTAAAGGCACAAAGCTTCACACCCTGTGGGTGGCTAATGATAACGACTTCGTGCTCGAAACCAACGACGTGCCTCCAGTTGCGAATCCCAACCAGTTTTTCGTGTTCGGCTTCAGTGACGCCGACTTGGGAGGCTCAACATTTGTGCCTCAGTTCCGGGAACACGACGAGGATGAGTAG
- a CDS encoding carbonic anhydrase family protein → MTRTCDGSLDRRSFLSVGLGTCFLSPALSLLPAQFAPSMRDSLTKEQRDSMTPAQVLDELKKGNERFRTGKMASRDYLAEKRSSAAGQYPAAVVLGCLDSRVPVEIVFDAGIGDTFTGRVAGNVVNDDMLGSMEFGCAVSGAKVVLVLGHTACGAIKGAIDDVVLGNLTGLLARIKPAIPATKFDGEKSSKNASYVNAVARSNVMLGLAEIRKRSPILEEMERKGSIKITGAMYDLATGVVEFVS, encoded by the coding sequence ATGACAAGAACCTGTGACGGCTCTCTGGATCGTCGCAGCTTTCTCAGTGTGGGGCTTGGTACTTGTTTCCTCAGTCCTGCCCTGTCTTTATTACCGGCGCAGTTCGCGCCCAGCATGAGGGATTCTTTGACGAAAGAGCAACGTGACAGCATGACCCCGGCGCAGGTTCTTGATGAACTGAAAAAGGGGAACGAGCGCTTCCGCACCGGAAAGATGGCTTCTCGGGATTACCTGGCGGAGAAACGATCAAGCGCCGCGGGGCAATATCCGGCGGCAGTCGTGCTCGGGTGCCTCGATTCCCGAGTGCCAGTCGAGATCGTATTCGACGCTGGGATCGGCGATACCTTTACCGGCAGGGTGGCAGGAAACGTGGTGAACGATGACATGCTCGGCAGCATGGAATTTGGCTGTGCAGTTTCCGGCGCTAAGGTGGTGCTGGTATTAGGGCATACAGCTTGTGGAGCGATTAAGGGCGCGATCGACGACGTCGTGTTGGGTAACCTCACCGGGCTGTTGGCGCGGATCAAGCCGGCCATACCGGCGACCAAGTTTGATGGCGAAAAGTCCAGCAAGAATGCGAGCTATGTCAATGCAGTCGCACGATCCAATGTCATGCTGGGTCTGGCCGAAATCCGCAAGCGTAGTCCAATCCTGGAGGAGATGGAGAGAAAAGGGAGCATCAAGATCACAGGCGCGATGTACGATCTGGCGACCGGCGTCGTCGAGTTTGTCAGCTAG
- a CDS encoding outer membrane beta-barrel protein, with translation MNPRNLLLCALLALLCSPSVAQQKDINRYAVFTGFDYLISPARNLTERGFEGDFGMIVKPWLGIGADFSAMGDDVLSGAGTITGTETVFAPLLAGAAGLGAPPPSAVHIAFRSTTYTFAAGTQFYLRKWDKITLFARPGLGGIHESADFDLPPQLGALLTLLGAPVPASHQTDTAVFFGLGGGFDVNVSRAVGVRFATDWVNTHLFSNLLTSRQNYVRFSVGPVFRWGHLR, from the coding sequence ATGAACCCAAGAAATCTCTTATTATGCGCACTCCTGGCCCTTCTCTGTTCCCCCAGCGTTGCACAGCAGAAGGACATCAACCGATATGCCGTATTCACCGGCTTCGATTACTTGATAAGCCCCGCTCGCAACCTTACAGAGCGGGGATTCGAGGGCGACTTCGGTATGATCGTGAAACCTTGGCTGGGGATTGGCGCGGACTTCAGCGCCATGGGCGACGACGTTTTGAGCGGCGCAGGGACCATCACCGGCACCGAAACTGTGTTCGCCCCCTTGCTGGCCGGGGCCGCAGGGTTAGGAGCGCCGCCGCCAAGTGCGGTTCATATTGCCTTCCGATCCACTACCTACACGTTTGCTGCCGGTACCCAATTTTACTTGCGCAAGTGGGACAAGATAACGCTGTTCGCCCGACCCGGCCTGGGCGGAATCCACGAATCAGCCGACTTTGATCTGCCCCCACAACTTGGAGCACTCCTGACCCTGCTGGGCGCTCCCGTCCCTGCCTCTCACCAAACCGACACGGCGGTTTTCTTCGGCTTGGGTGGTGGGTTCGACGTGAATGTATCGCGAGCAGTCGGGGTGCGTTTCGCGACAGACTGGGTGAATACCCATTTGTTCTCGAATTTGCTGACCAGCCGGCAGAACTATGTGCGGTTTTCGGTTGGCCCGGTTTTTCGCTGGGGGCATCTGCGCTAA